The region GAAGAAGGCCGACAGGAAACCGGATCGCATCGGGGTCGCGCCCTCATGGATGAGGTGGGCAAATTCGTACAGTTCGATGGAGAGGAAGGCGAGGCCGAACAGGCCGGTGATCGCCAGCCAGCCCTGCGTTGCTGCTACCCGGTTCTTGTCCATGGCCAGCATGGCAAAGCCATAGGTGATGGAGGAGAAGAGCAGCATCGCAGTATTCAGCGCGACGAGCGGCAGGTCGAACAGATCCCTGGGGCTTGGTCCTGCCGCATAATTGCCGCCCAGCACCGCATAGGTCGCGAACAGGCAGGCGAAGATGAGGCAGTCGCTCATCAGGTAGATCCAGAAGCCCAGCATGGTGCTGGAGCCTTCCGGATGATGCGGCTCGTGCGGCAGGTGGAAGAGCGGCCTGCCGTCTTTGTCGAGGAAGGCGGAATCGACTGTTGGTGCGCTTGCCATGATGGTTCAGCCCTGCATGGCGAGTTGACGCGTGCGCTCGCCCTCGGTGCGCTCGACCACATCCTGCGGGATGTAGAAGTCGCGCTTGTAGTTGAAGGTATGGCCGATCGCGACCGCCAGCATGCCGATGAAGCTGAGCCCCGCCAGCCACCACATGTACCAGATCATGCCGACGGCGAACGCGACGGACAGGCCGGACAGGATGATCCCCGTGCCCGTATTGCTGGGCATGTGGATCGGCTGATAACCTGTGAGCGGGCGCTGGTAGCCGCGCTTCTTCATATCCGCCCAGGCGTCGCCGTCATGGATGACGGGGGTGAAGGCGAAGTTATAGTCCGGCGGAGGCGAACTGGTCGACCATTCCAGCGTGCGACCATCCCAAGGATCCCCGGTCGTGTCGCGCAACTGGTCGCGCTTCATGATGCTGACGCCGAACTGAATGAACATGCACGCGATACCCGCCGCGATCATCATGGCGCCCAGCGCCGCGATCTGAAACCAGATTTGCAACGAAGGATCGTCGAATACGCGCATGCGGCGGGTGACGCCCATCAGGCCGAGAATGTAAAGCGGCATGAAAGCGACCCAGAAGCCCACGACCCACAGCCAGAAGCTGCGGACGCCCCAGGTGCGATCAAGCCTGAACCCGAAAGCCTTTGGCCACCAGTAGTTGATTGCCGCAAACATGCCGAACAGCACGCCCCCGATTATCACATTGTGGAAATGCGCGATCAGGAACAGCGAGTTGTGCAGCACGAAGTCCGCGGGCGGCACGGCGAGCAGCACGCCGGTCATTCCGCCGACCACGAAGGTCAGCATGAATGCTACCGTCCACATCATCGGCAGTTCGAACCGGATGCGTCCCCGGTACATGGTGAAGAGCCAGTTGAAGAGCTTGGCCCCCGTGGGAATGGAAATGACCATCGTCGTGATGCCGAAGAAGCTGTTGACGCTGGCCCCCGATCCCATGGTGAAGAAGTGGTGCAGCCAAACGAGGTAGCTGAGGATCGCGATCACGACCGTGGCATAGACCATAGAGGAATAGCCGAAGAGCCGCTTCGACGAGAAGGTGGAGGTGACCTCGCTGAACACACCGAACAGCGGCAGGATGAGGATGTAGACTTCCGGGTGGCCCCATATCCAGATGAGGTTAACATACATCATGGGATTGCCGCCCATGTCGTTGGTGAAGAAGGCGGTGCCGACATAGCGGTCAAGGCTGAGCAGCGCGAGGACCGCAGTCAGAACCGGGAAGGCGGCGACGATCAGAATGTTGGCGCAAAGCGAGGTCCATACGAAGATGGGCAGCTTCATCATGGACATGCCGGGCGCGCGCATCTTGACGATGGTCGCGATCAGGTTGACCCCCGATAGCAGCGTGCCGATGCCCGCAACCTGCAATCCCCATATATAGTAATCGACGCCGACGCCGGGGCTGTAGGCTATGCCCGAAAGGGGCGGGTAGGCGAGCCAGCCGGTACGCGCAAACTCCCCCACGAACAGTGACATCATGGTGATGACCGCACCCGCAGTGGTCATCCAGA is a window of Sphingobium sp. MI1205 DNA encoding:
- the cyoC gene encoding cytochrome o ubiquinol oxidase subunit III is translated as MASAPTVDSAFLDKDGRPLFHLPHEPHHPEGSSTMLGFWIYLMSDCLIFACLFATYAVLGGNYAAGPSPRDLFDLPLVALNTAMLLFSSITYGFAMLAMDKNRVAATQGWLAITGLFGLAFLSIELYEFAHLIHEGATPMRSGFLSAFFTLVGTHGLHVTFGIIWLVTLMVQIAKKGLIPANQRRLMCLSMFWHFLDVVWIGVFTFVYLMGMLL
- the cyoB gene encoding cytochrome o ubiquinol oxidase subunit I; amino-acid sequence: MSPHPASENSGIWKLIFGRLDWSAIPIHEPIVMGTFIAVVIGGVAILGLVTKYRLWGVLWRDWFTTVDHKRIGIMYMILGLIMFVRGFADALMMRLQQAWAFNGSEGYLNAHHYDQIFTAHGVIMIFFVAMPMITGIMNYMVPLQIGARDVSFPFLNNFSFWMTTAGAVITMMSLFVGEFARTGWLAYPPLSGIAYSPGVGVDYYIWGLQVAGIGTLLSGVNLIATIVKMRAPGMSMMKLPIFVWTSLCANILIVAAFPVLTAVLALLSLDRYVGTAFFTNDMGGNPMMYVNLIWIWGHPEVYILILPLFGVFSEVTSTFSSKRLFGYSSMVYATVVIAILSYLVWLHHFFTMGSGASVNSFFGITTMVISIPTGAKLFNWLFTMYRGRIRFELPMMWTVAFMLTFVVGGMTGVLLAVPPADFVLHNSLFLIAHFHNVIIGGVLFGMFAAINYWWPKAFGFRLDRTWGVRSFWLWVVGFWVAFMPLYILGLMGVTRRMRVFDDPSLQIWFQIAALGAMMIAAGIACMFIQFGVSIMKRDQLRDTTGDPWDGRTLEWSTSSPPPDYNFAFTPVIHDGDAWADMKKRGYQRPLTGYQPIHMPSNTGTGIILSGLSVAFAVGMIWYMWWLAGLSFIGMLAVAIGHTFNYKRDFYIPQDVVERTEGERTRQLAMQG